In Serratia liquefaciens ATCC 27592, the genomic stretch AAGTGGCGTTGGCGGAAACCCGGCAGTACAAACTGCTGCGCGCGCGCGAAACCCGTAATACCTGTACGTATTGTTCCGTCGGCTGTGGGCTGTTGATGTACAGCCTTGGTGATGGCGCCAAAAACGCCAAAGAAAGCATTTTCCACATTGAAGGGGATCCGGATCACCCGGTCAACCGCGGTGCGCTTTGCCCGAAAGGCGCCGGCCTGGTCGACTTCATCCACAGCGAAAGCCGCCTCAAGTTCCCGGAATACCGGGCGCCAGGTTCGGACAAATGGCAACGCATCAGCTGGGACGACGCCTTCACCCGCATCGCCAAGCTGATGAAAGAAGATCGTGACGCCAATTTCATTAAAACCAACGAACAGGGCGTTACCGTCAACCGTTGGCTGAGCACCGGCATGCTGTGCGCCTCTGCCGCCAGCAACGAAACCGGTTATTTGTCGCAAAAATTTAGTCGCGCTCTCGGCATGCTTGCCGTAGACAACCAGGCGCGTGTCTGACACGGACCAACGGTAGCAAGTCTTGCTCCAACATTTGGTCGCGGTGCGATGACCAACCACTGGGTTGATATCAAGAACGCGAATCTGATTATCGTCATGGGCGGTAATGCGGCGGAAGCGCATCCGGTGGGGTTCCGCTGGGCGATGGAAGCCAAAATTCACAATAAAGCCAAGCTGATCGTTATCGATCCGCGCTTTACCCGTACTGCATCGGTAGCGGATTTCTATACGCCAATCCGTTCCGGGACCGACATTGCTTTCCTGTCGGGCGTATTGCTGTACCTGATGACCAACAACAAAATTAACCGCGAATACGTTGAGGCCTACACCAACGCCAGCCTGCTGGTGCGGGAAGACTTTGCCTTCGACGACGGCCTGTTCAGTGGCTATGACGCGGAAAACCGCAAATACGACAAAACCACCTGGAACTACCAGTTCGACGAGAACGGCTTCGCCAAGCGCGACGTCACGCTGCAAGATCCACGCTGCGTATGGAACCTGCTCAAGGAACACGTCAGCCGTTATACGCCTGAGGTGGTGACCAACATCTGCGGCACGCCGAAGGAAGACTTCCTCCAGGTGTGTGAATACATCGCCGAAACCTGCGTGGCGGATAAAACCGCATCGTTCCTGTACGCCCTGGGCTGGACTCAGCACTCGGTCGGCGCACAGAACATTCGTACCATGGCGATGATCCAGCTGCTGCTCGGCAACATGGGCATGGCGGGCGGCGGCGTTAACGCGCTGCGCGGCCACTCCAATATTCAGGGCCTGACCGATCTGGGTCTGCTGTCGCAGAGCCTGCCGGGCTACATGACGTTGCCGTCGGATAAGCAACCGGATCTCGAGACTTACCTGAAAGCCAACACGCCGAAGGCGCTGCTGCCGGGCCAGGTGAACTACTGGGGCAACTACCCGAAATTCTTCGTCAGCCTGATGAAGAGCTTCTACGGTGACAAGGCGCAGAAGGACAACAGCTGGGGCTTTGACTGGTTGCCGAAGTGGGACAAAGGCTACGACGTGCTGCAGTACTTCGAAATGATGTCTCAAGGCAAGGTCAACGGCTACTTCTGTCAGGGCTTCAACCCGGTGGCGTCGTTCCCGAACAAGAACAAGGTCGTGGCTTCCCTGTCCAAACTGAAGTTCCTGGTGACCATAGATCCGCTTAACACCGAGACCTCGAACTTCTGGCAGAACCACGGCGAGTTCAACGACGTCGATTCGTCGAAGATTCAGACCGAAGTGTTCCGCCTGCCGTCCACCTGCTTTGCCGAAGAAAACGGCTCTATCGTCAACTCCGGCCGCTGGCTGC encodes the following:
- the fdnG gene encoding formate dehydrogenase-N subunit alpha — protein: MQVSRRQFFKICAGGMAGTTVAALGFAPEVALAETRQYKLLRARETRNTCTYCSVGCGLLMYSLGDGAKNAKESIFHIEGDPDHPVNRGALCPKGAGLVDFIHSESRLKFPEYRAPGSDKWQRISWDDAFTRIAKLMKEDRDANFIKTNEQGVTVNRWLSTGMLCASAASNETGYLSQKFSRALGMLAVDNQARVUHGPTVASLAPTFGRGAMTNHWVDIKNANLIIVMGGNAAEAHPVGFRWAMEAKIHNKAKLIVIDPRFTRTASVADFYTPIRSGTDIAFLSGVLLYLMTNNKINREYVEAYTNASLLVREDFAFDDGLFSGYDAENRKYDKTTWNYQFDENGFAKRDVTLQDPRCVWNLLKEHVSRYTPEVVTNICGTPKEDFLQVCEYIAETCVADKTASFLYALGWTQHSVGAQNIRTMAMIQLLLGNMGMAGGGVNALRGHSNIQGLTDLGLLSQSLPGYMTLPSDKQPDLETYLKANTPKALLPGQVNYWGNYPKFFVSLMKSFYGDKAQKDNSWGFDWLPKWDKGYDVLQYFEMMSQGKVNGYFCQGFNPVASFPNKNKVVASLSKLKFLVTIDPLNTETSNFWQNHGEFNDVDSSKIQTEVFRLPSTCFAEENGSIVNSGRWLQWHWKGADAPGEALNDGEILAGIFTRLREMYARDGGAVPEQVLNMTWDYLTPDNPAAEEVAMESNGKALADILDADGKVLAKKGEQLSTFAHLRDDGTTASGCWIFAGSWTPAGNQMARRDNADPSGLGNTLGWAWAWPLNRRILYNRASADPQGKPWDPKRQLLEWDGAKWGGVDIPDYSAAAPGSDVGPFIMQPEGMGRLFATDKMAEGPFPEHYEPFETPLGTNPLHPNVVSNPAARVFKDDLAAMGKSDKFPYVGTTYRLTEHFHYWTKHALLNAIAQPEQFVEIGEKLAEKKGIQHGDTVKVSSNRGYIKAKAVVTKRIRTLQVHGQEVDTIGIPIHWGYEGVAKKGFIANTLTPFVGDANTQTPEFKAFLVNVEKM